The sequence below is a genomic window from Thioalkalivibrio sp. ALJ12.
ACAATTAACGGCCTGCGAAGACACACATCGCTCCGAACGCCGTGCACGAAACCTCCAGGTCATCGGCTCGACCGGGAGCGCTCCGACCCACCATCAAGCCCACAGCATTGCGAAAAGACCGCATTTACGCTTAGCGTTCCGAACATGACCGTCTCCCTGCTGACCCGGTGAACCGCGCCGAACGCATCTTTCATCTGCACCGCCTGCTGCAGGCGCGGCGCCCGCCGTCACTGGCGGACCTGATGGAACGGCTCGAGGTCTCGCGCGCCACCATCAAGCGCGACCTCGAGTACATGCGCGACTTCATGCAGGCGCCGATTGAGTACGACCCGCAGGCCAACGGCTACCGATATGGGCAGGACGCCCCGGCCTTCGAACTGCCGGGGCTGTGGTTCAACGAATCCGAATTGCTGGCGCTTCTGACCATGGAGCAGCTGCTGGAGGACGTGCAGCCGGGTCTGCTGGCGCCCACGCTGGGCCCACTGAAGGATCGCATCCGCGAGCTGCTCGCCAGCGGCGGACACCAGCCGGACGCCGTGCGTCGTCGCATCCGCATCCAGCCGCTGGCGCAGCGGGGTGGGCGGAGCGAGGGCTTTCAGGCCGTGGCCGCCGCCACGCTGGACGAACAGCCAATCGCAATCGAGTACCACGGTCGCGCCCGCGACACCGCGACCCGGCGCGTCGTGCACCCGCAACGCCTGCTCTACTACCGCGACAACTGGTATCTGATCGCCTGGTGCGAGCAGGCACAGGACCTGCGCACCTTTGCCCTGGAACGCATCCGCACGACAACCCTGGCCGAGGGCACCTACCGCGATATTGACGAGTCCACGCTGGATGCCCACACCGGCGCGGCCTTCGGCATCTTCACCGGTCCCGCGCAGGAATGGGCGGTGCTGCGCTTCACCCCGGAACACGCCCGCTGGGTCGCGGACGAGACCTGGCACCCGGACCAGACCGGCCACTTCGAAGGCGAGCACTACCATCTGCGGGTGCCCTTCGGGGATCCCACCGAGCTGATCCAGGAGATCCTGCGCCACGGCGCCGGGGTCGAGGTCCTGGCCCCCGAAACCCTGCGCGCCCGCGTCGCCGCCACGCTGCACGAGGCCGCTGCGCAATACCCGGCTTCGTCCTGATGCTGCGCCGTTGGCTGGCCCACCGCAAATCCACCACCGCCTCCGGCCGACTGGAGGCGATCTGGATCGCCGACCAGGCCGGCGCACCCATGTGCGAGCGCGCCGCCGTGGATGTCACCGAAGCGGGCCTGACCGGAGATCGCTACGCCACCGGACATGGCCACTGGCACACGGTGGAAGCCTGCCCCGTCACCCTCATCTGCAGCGCCGAGATGGAGCGCGCCACACGGCGGGCGCGCCGCCTGCGCCAGCCCGCAACCCCGGTGCCCGGCGACCACCGCCGCAACCTCGTGGTCAGCGGCCTCCGACGCAGCCCGCGCGCGGGGATCCTGCGCATCGGTGCCGTGCGTTTCGCCATCACCCGGCCGCGCCCGCCCTGCGGCTGGCTCAACCAGGTGGTCGGCTACAACCTCGCGGGGGCCCTGCGCCAGGACAGCGGTATCTGCCTGCGGCCCTTGGGGCCGGGCACCATTCGGCGTGGCGACACCGCGCACTGGGAAGCCGCCCAGGGGCATTCAAGAGGTGATTAACGGGGGTGGCTCATTCTGTGAGCCACCCCCAGTGCTACAACGGACCCCAAGATCCAGACCACAGGGAGTCCGAAATGCCGAACAAGACCCAGCAGGCCCGCCCGATCCCCACCCTGCGCGGCTACTACGCCAAGCGCGGGCGCTACAGCGCCACCGCCACCACCGAGGAACTGCTGCAGACCATCCCGCTGGCCGGCTTTCGCCACCACGATGCGCCGAAGCTGTGGAACGCCCTGAAGCGCGGCCAGGCCCTGACCCTGCGCCGGGAGCGGCTGAACCCCCACGACGACAAGGCCGTCGCCATCGACTGGGTCGACCACCAACTCGGCTACCTGCCACGGGACCGCAACGGCCTGGCCGCCGAGCTGCTGGACCGCGACGAGCCCCTGGTGGCCCGCATCCTGGAAAAGCGTGATCACGCCGACCGCCACAGCCGCCTGGAACTCGGCCTGTACCGCGCCCGCCCCCGGAGCGCTCCCGCGCACTAGAGGACGCTCCTGGCCAGGGTGGTGCTATCCCACCCAGATCGTCTTGGCGTTCTGGAACTCGCGGATGCCGAGTTCGGAGAGCTCGCGGCCGTAGCCCGAGTCCTTGACCCCACCGAAGGGCAGGCGCGGGTCGCTCTTGACGATGCCGTTGACGAAGGCGCAACCGCATTCCAGGCGCCGGGCCAGGGCCTCGCCACGTACCGGGTCGGCGGTCCAGACACTGCCGCCCAGACCGAAACGCGAACGATTGGCGAGCGTGATCGCGTGATCCGCGTTGCGTGCGCGGGTCACCGCGGCGACCGGGCCAAAGGTCTCCTCGTCGAAGGCGGGCATACCCGGTTCGACCGCGTCCAGCAGCGTGGGCGGGTAGAAGTAGCCCGCCCGCTCGAGCGGCTCGCCGCCGGTAACGAGCCGCGCGCCGGCGGCGACACTGCGCCGGACCTGGTCGTGCAGCTCGTCACGCAGGTCGTCGCGCGCCAGCGGCCCGATATTCGTGTCATCGCTCATCGGGTCGCCGATTACCAGCGCCTCGATGGCCGTCCGAAATCGCTCCACAAAGGCGTCCGCGATCGATTCTTCAACGATGAATCGCTTGGCGGCGATGCAGGTCTCGCCGTTATTCTGGAAGCGCCCGCGCACCGCCTGCTCGACGGTATGGTCGAGGTCGGCGTCCGCCAGCACGATAAAGGCATCGGAGCCGCCCAGTTCCAGCACCGAGGTCTTGAGCGCCTTGCCCGCAGCCGCGCCCACCGCGCGCCCGGCCCTTTCCGATCCCGTCAGGCTCACGCCCTGCACGCGGGCATCGGCAATGATGCCCTCTACCGCGTCCGACCCGACCGGCAGGTTCTGGAACACGCCTTCGGGCAGACCGGCTTCAGTGAACACACGCTCCAGGTGCTCGGCGCAGCCTGGGACATTGGAGGCATGCTTGAGTAGCACGGTGTTGCCGGCAAGGGTCGCCGGGAGCGCCTGACGAAAGGCCTGCCAGTAGGGGAAGTTCCAGGGCATGACCAACAGGACGGTGCCCAGTGGCTGCCAGGCGATGAACGAGCGGCTCGCGTCCGAGGCGATCATCGTGTCCTGGAGAAAGTCCGGACCGCGATCGGCGTAGTACTCGCAGCCATTCGCACACTTGTCGACCTCGGCACGTGCCTCGACCAGGCGCTTGCCCATCTCCTGAGTGGCAGTGCGCGCCAGCGCCTCGCGCTGATCCCGCAGCACGGCAGCCAGATCGCGCAGGCACTGGGCCCGTACCGAAGCCGGATGCGCCGCCCAGTCCTGCTGGGCGCTGGCCGCCCGCGCCAGCGCGGCCTCCAGGGCCTCGGGACCCATCCGCGGGTACCGGGCCAGTGTTTCGCCAGTGGCGGGATTGATCGCGGTCAGGTCGGTCATGTCGAGGCCTCTGAAGTTTAAAGGGCGCTTGCGGAACCCGGTTTGAAGATTGACAGTCACCCGAGTATAAGACCAGCCCCACTGGCTTTCGGAAGGACCTTGGGACCATGTCGATTGATTCGATTCGCTCTGTCTGCCTCCTCGGCGGCACCGGCTTTGTCGGCCACCAGATCATCCGCCGCCTGATCGATCGCGGTATCCGCGTGCGCGTGCTGTCGCGGCGCCCGCACCGCCACCGTGACCTGCTGGTGAACCCCGAGGTCGATCTGGTCGAGGGCAGCGCCCACGACCCGGCCACGCTGGAGCGCGTCTTTGCGGGGCAGGACGCGGTGATCAACCTGGTCGGCATCCTGAACGAGCGCGGCCGCAACGGCTCGGGCTTTCGCGCCGCGCATGTGGAACTGACGCAGAAGGCCCTGGCGGCCGCCGAAAGCTGCGGAGTGCGCCGCTTCCTGCAGATGAGCGCGCTGAAGGCCGACATGGAGAACCCGCCCAGCCACTACCTGCGCACCAAGGGCGAGGCTGAACAGCTGGTATTCGCCTGCGATGCGTTCCCGGTCACGGTGTTTCGTCCGTCGGTGATCTTCGGGCGCGACGACTCCTTCCTGAACCGCTTC
It includes:
- a CDS encoding NAD-dependent succinate-semialdehyde dehydrogenase — encoded protein: MTDLTAINPATGETLARYPRMGPEALEAALARAASAQQDWAAHPASVRAQCLRDLAAVLRDQREALARTATQEMGKRLVEARAEVDKCANGCEYYADRGPDFLQDTMIASDASRSFIAWQPLGTVLLVMPWNFPYWQAFRQALPATLAGNTVLLKHASNVPGCAEHLERVFTEAGLPEGVFQNLPVGSDAVEGIIADARVQGVSLTGSERAGRAVGAAAGKALKTSVLELGGSDAFIVLADADLDHTVEQAVRGRFQNNGETCIAAKRFIVEESIADAFVERFRTAIEALVIGDPMSDDTNIGPLARDDLRDELHDQVRRSVAAGARLVTGGEPLERAGYFYPPTLLDAVEPGMPAFDEETFGPVAAVTRARNADHAITLANRSRFGLGGSVWTADPVRGEALARRLECGCAFVNGIVKSDPRLPFGGVKDSGYGRELSELGIREFQNAKTIWVG
- a CDS encoding MOSC domain-containing protein, whose amino-acid sequence is MLRRWLAHRKSTTASGRLEAIWIADQAGAPMCERAAVDVTEAGLTGDRYATGHGHWHTVEACPVTLICSAEMERATRRARRLRQPATPVPGDHRRNLVVSGLRRSPRAGILRIGAVRFAITRPRPPCGWLNQVVGYNLAGALRQDSGICLRPLGPGTIRRGDTAHWEAAQGHSRGD
- a CDS encoding HIRAN domain-containing protein, which translates into the protein MPNKTQQARPIPTLRGYYAKRGRYSATATTEELLQTIPLAGFRHHDAPKLWNALKRGQALTLRRERLNPHDDKAVAIDWVDHQLGYLPRDRNGLAAELLDRDEPLVARILEKRDHADRHSRLELGLYRARPRSAPAH
- a CDS encoding complex I NDUFA9 subunit family protein, coding for MSIDSIRSVCLLGGTGFVGHQIIRRLIDRGIRVRVLSRRPHRHRDLLVNPEVDLVEGSAHDPATLERVFAGQDAVINLVGILNERGRNGSGFRAAHVELTQKALAAAESCGVRRFLQMSALKADMENPPSHYLRTKGEAEQLVFACDAFPVTVFRPSVIFGRDDSFLNRFATLLKISPFMPLARADAEFAPVYVGDVAEHFVDALEDPETFGEGFELCGPQTYSLEELVRYVGRLIGHRRPVIALPDWAGKLQASVFEFVPGKPLSRDNFASLTIDSVCEGESRLPCPTRLEAIAPEYLGGGIEARKQALRTHTREVDRG
- a CDS encoding YafY family protein, with translation MNRAERIFHLHRLLQARRPPSLADLMERLEVSRATIKRDLEYMRDFMQAPIEYDPQANGYRYGQDAPAFELPGLWFNESELLALLTMEQLLEDVQPGLLAPTLGPLKDRIRELLASGGHQPDAVRRRIRIQPLAQRGGRSEGFQAVAAATLDEQPIAIEYHGRARDTATRRVVHPQRLLYYRDNWYLIAWCEQAQDLRTFALERIRTTTLAEGTYRDIDESTLDAHTGAAFGIFTGPAQEWAVLRFTPEHARWVADETWHPDQTGHFEGEHYHLRVPFGDPTELIQEILRHGAGVEVLAPETLRARVAATLHEAAAQYPASS